The following coding sequences lie in one Pseudomonas monsensis genomic window:
- a CDS encoding MerR family transcriptional regulator, translating to MRIGELAQACDVSRDTLRFYEERGLIAARRSANGYRDYPPEMVQLVLYIKTAQRLGFTLGEIGSSVGALWQSPNPDTTVTQLLQDKLKLVETRMAELGELRHELQHRLGQRCPLNP from the coding sequence ATGCGCATCGGTGAGTTAGCCCAGGCCTGCGATGTCAGTCGTGACACGTTGCGTTTTTACGAAGAGCGCGGATTGATCGCGGCACGACGCAGCGCCAACGGTTATCGCGACTATCCGCCGGAGATGGTGCAACTGGTGCTCTACATCAAAACGGCGCAGCGCCTGGGCTTTACCCTCGGCGAGATCGGCAGCAGCGTTGGCGCGTTGTGGCAATCGCCGAACCCCGATACTACTGTCACGCAACTGCTGCAAGACAAGCTCAAGTTGGTCGAAACCCGCATGGCCGAGCTCGGCGAGCTGCGCCACGAATTGCAGCATCGGCTCGGTCAACGCTGTCCATTGAACCCGTGA
- a CDS encoding ABC transporter permease: MDIDLLSNIFYAMVRCGTPLLLVALGELICEKSGVLNLGQEGMMLFGAVIGFIVALNSGNLWLGVLLAMLAGMLLSSLFALVALVFNANQVATGLALTIFGVGLSTFVGAAWVGKPLAGFEPLAIPYLSAIPLIGRMLFAQDLLVYLSFALFALVAWVLIKSRVGLIIQAVGENPDAASAMGLPVLTVRTLAVLFGGAMAGLAGAYLSLAYTPMWAENMTAGRGWIALALVVFASWRVWRLLLGAYLFGLASILHLVAQGLGLAIPSSLLAMLPYVATIVVLVLLSRDAVRTRLYAPVSLGQPWQAGH, translated from the coding sequence ATGGACATTGATCTGCTGAGCAATATTTTCTACGCCATGGTGCGTTGCGGCACCCCCCTGTTGTTGGTGGCGCTGGGTGAACTGATCTGCGAGAAGAGCGGCGTGCTCAACCTCGGCCAGGAAGGGATGATGCTGTTTGGCGCTGTCATCGGTTTTATCGTGGCACTGAACAGCGGCAACCTGTGGCTGGGTGTGTTGCTGGCGATGCTCGCCGGCATGCTGTTGTCGTCGCTGTTTGCCCTGGTGGCGCTGGTGTTCAACGCCAATCAGGTAGCGACCGGCCTGGCCCTGACGATTTTTGGTGTGGGACTGTCGACGTTTGTTGGTGCGGCCTGGGTCGGTAAACCACTGGCCGGCTTCGAGCCGTTGGCGATTCCGTACTTGAGTGCAATTCCGCTGATCGGGCGGATGCTGTTTGCCCAGGATCTGCTGGTGTACCTGTCGTTCGCCCTGTTTGCGCTGGTGGCCTGGGTGCTCATCAAGAGTCGTGTCGGGTTGATCATTCAGGCAGTCGGCGAAAATCCGGATGCCGCCAGTGCGATGGGGTTGCCGGTACTGACCGTGCGCACCCTGGCGGTGCTGTTCGGCGGGGCGATGGCCGGGTTGGCCGGGGCGTATCTGTCGCTGGCATACACGCCGATGTGGGCCGAGAACATGACCGCCGGGCGCGGCTGGATCGCCCTGGCACTGGTCGTGTTTGCCAGTTGGCGGGTGTGGCGCCTGTTGCTCGGAGCGTACCTGTTCGGCCTCGCCAGCATCCTGCACCTGGTGGCGCAGGGGCTGGGGCTGGCGATTCCGTCGAGTCTGCTGGCGATGCTGCCGTATGTGGCGACGATTGTGGTGTTGGTGCTGTTGTCGCGCGATGCGGTGCGGACTCGGTTGTATGCGCCGGTGTCGTTGGGGCAGCCGTGGCAGGCCGGCCATTGA
- a CDS encoding ABC transporter permease — translation MLLSLEPRGQQSRLMLWCSPLLAALLTLGCGSLLFMALGHDPLHTLHTLLIAPVSDLYGVSELLVKALPILLCALGLAVAYQARIWNIGAEGQLLLGALAGSALAVNIIDMQSRWALVLILLTGTLAGAAWAGLTAWLRTRFNANEILTSIMLNYIALNLLLFCVHGPLKDPAGFNFPESAMFGDASRLPLLMEDGRVHAGVYFALLALVAVWVLLKKSFVGFQIKVLGLDKRAAGFVGFREKRLIWLALLISGGLAGLAGVCEVTGPIGQLVPQVSPGYGYAAITVAFLGRLNPIGILFSSLLMALLYIGGENAQMTLNLPQAITQLFQGMMLFFLLACDVLILYRPRLKQRWARRTSTTAVTAGAL, via the coding sequence ATGCTGCTTTCCCTCGAACCCCGTGGCCAGCAATCGCGCCTGATGCTGTGGTGCTCGCCGCTGTTGGCGGCGCTCCTGACACTGGGCTGCGGTTCGCTGCTGTTTATGGCCCTCGGTCATGATCCGCTGCACACCTTGCACACCCTGTTGATTGCACCGGTCAGCGACCTGTATGGCGTCTCCGAATTGCTGGTCAAGGCGTTGCCGATTCTGCTCTGCGCACTCGGGCTGGCCGTGGCTTATCAGGCGCGCATCTGGAACATCGGTGCCGAAGGTCAACTGTTGCTTGGCGCACTCGCCGGCAGTGCGTTGGCGGTGAACATCATCGACATGCAAAGCCGCTGGGCGCTGGTGCTGATCCTGCTCACCGGCACCCTTGCCGGTGCCGCGTGGGCCGGGCTGACGGCGTGGTTGCGCACGCGCTTCAACGCCAATGAAATCCTCACCAGCATCATGCTCAATTACATCGCGCTGAACCTGTTGCTGTTCTGTGTGCACGGGCCGCTGAAGGACCCGGCCGGGTTCAACTTTCCCGAGTCGGCGATGTTCGGTGACGCCAGTCGTCTGCCGTTGCTGATGGAGGATGGCCGTGTACATGCCGGGGTGTATTTCGCCCTGCTCGCGTTGGTCGCGGTGTGGGTGCTGTTGAAGAAAAGCTTTGTCGGCTTCCAGATCAAAGTGCTTGGGCTGGACAAGCGTGCAGCGGGGTTTGTCGGTTTTCGCGAGAAACGGCTGATCTGGCTGGCGCTATTGATCAGCGGCGGTTTGGCCGGGCTGGCCGGAGTCTGCGAAGTGACCGGGCCGATCGGTCAACTGGTGCCACAGGTGTCGCCGGGGTATGGCTACGCGGCGATTACCGTGGCGTTTCTCGGGCGCCTGAATCCAATCGGCATTCTGTTCTCCAGCCTGCTGATGGCGCTGCTGTACATCGGTGGCGAAAATGCGCAGATGACCCTCAACCTGCCGCAAGCGATCACCCAGTTGTTCCAGGGCATGATGCTGTTTTTCCTGCTCGCCTGTGACGTGCTGATTCTCTATCGGCCACGCCTGAAACAGCGCTGGGCACGGCGCACCTCGACCACTGCCGTAACCGCCGGAGCGCTGTGA
- a CDS encoding ABC transporter ATP-binding protein — MPIAPPLPRLQLRHISKRYPGCLANDALDLTIAPGEIHALLGENGAGKSTLMKIIYGVTQADAGEMHWHGQRVTVRNPAQARQLGIGMVFQHFSLFETLSVAQNIALAMGAKAGTPKQLEPKIREVSRRYGMALEPERLVHSLSIGERQRVEIVRCLMQDIRLLILDEPTSVLTPQEADDLFVTLRRLAAEGCSILFISHKLAEVRALCHSATVLRGGRVAGHCVPAECSDQQLAQLMVGEAAALIGDYPKVSGGAAFLQVAGLSWHNPDPFGCSLSDIDVQVRSGEIVGIAGVAGNGQDELLALLSGEHTLPRAEAATIRFGEHAVADLRPDARRKLGLAFVPADRLGHGAVPELSLADNALLTAFQQGLVSNGLIARGKVEALAQQIIQRFGVKTPDTQTAARSLSGGNLQKFIIGREILQQPKLLIAAHPTWGVDVGAAATIHRALIALRDAGAAILVISEDLDELFQISDRLGALCGGRLSALHNTADTLLSDVGGWMAGQFDNPPSSATA, encoded by the coding sequence ATGCCTATCGCGCCTCCCCTCCCGCGCCTGCAACTGCGCCATATCAGCAAACGCTACCCCGGTTGTCTGGCCAACGACGCCCTTGATCTCACGATCGCACCCGGGGAAATCCATGCGCTGCTCGGTGAAAACGGCGCCGGTAAGAGCACGTTGATGAAGATCATTTACGGCGTCACCCAGGCCGACGCCGGCGAAATGCACTGGCACGGTCAGCGCGTGACCGTGCGCAACCCGGCGCAAGCGCGGCAACTGGGGATCGGCATGGTGTTCCAGCATTTCTCGTTGTTCGAAACCCTCAGCGTGGCGCAAAACATTGCCCTGGCAATGGGCGCGAAGGCCGGCACGCCGAAACAGCTGGAGCCGAAGATCCGTGAAGTCTCACGGCGCTACGGCATGGCGCTGGAGCCGGAGCGACTTGTCCACAGCCTGTCGATCGGCGAGCGACAACGGGTGGAGATTGTGCGCTGCCTGATGCAAGACATTCGCCTGTTGATCCTCGACGAACCGACCTCGGTGCTGACACCGCAAGAAGCCGACGACCTGTTTGTCACCCTGCGCCGCCTCGCGGCCGAGGGCTGCAGCATTCTGTTTATCAGCCACAAACTCGCGGAAGTGCGCGCCTTGTGCCACAGCGCCACAGTGTTGCGCGGCGGCCGCGTGGCCGGGCATTGCGTACCGGCCGAATGCTCGGATCAACAGCTGGCGCAACTGATGGTGGGCGAGGCGGCGGCGTTGATCGGCGACTACCCGAAAGTCAGTGGCGGCGCGGCGTTTTTACAGGTGGCGGGCTTGAGCTGGCACAACCCGGACCCGTTCGGCTGCTCACTCAGCGATATCGACGTGCAAGTGCGCAGCGGTGAAATTGTCGGCATCGCCGGGGTGGCGGGCAATGGGCAGGATGAACTGCTGGCCCTGCTCAGCGGTGAGCACACCCTGCCCCGCGCCGAGGCCGCGACGATTCGGTTTGGCGAACACGCGGTCGCCGATTTACGCCCGGATGCACGACGCAAACTCGGTCTGGCATTCGTCCCCGCCGACCGTCTCGGGCATGGCGCGGTGCCGGAACTGAGTCTGGCGGACAACGCCCTGCTGACGGCGTTTCAACAAGGGCTGGTCAGCAACGGCTTGATCGCGCGCGGCAAAGTCGAAGCCCTCGCTCAGCAGATCATTCAGCGTTTCGGCGTAAAAACCCCGGATACACAAACCGCTGCGCGCAGCCTGTCCGGCGGCAATCTGCAGAAATTCATCATCGGTCGGGAAATCCTCCAGCAACCGAAGCTGCTGATTGCCGCGCACCCGACCTGGGGCGTGGATGTCGGCGCGGCCGCGACGATCCACCGTGCGCTGATCGCGTTGCGCGATGCCGGTGCGGCGATTCTGGTGATCTCCGAAGACCTCGACGAACTGTTCCAGATCAGCGACCGCCTCGGTGCATTGTGCGGGGGACGCCTGTCAGCCCTGCACAACACGGCGGACACTTTATTGAGCGATGTCGGCGGCTGGATGGCCGGCCAGTTCGACAATCCCCCTTCATCCGCCACGGCTTAA
- a CDS encoding IMPACT family protein, with translation MPFTLSGLCEYREEIRKSRFITFAAPISSPADAQAFFEQHSDLNASHNCWAWKLGDQYRSNDDGEPGGTAGRPILAAIEAQDCDQVAVLVIRWYGGIQLGTGGLARAYGGGANKCLQNAEKTELISRVPLRCACGFAELPLVKLRVADLGGLVVEEHFTANGVELQLAVGEAQIQLLQTQLADLSRGRILLQR, from the coding sequence ATGCCTTTCACCCTCAGCGGCTTGTGCGAGTACCGCGAAGAGATTCGCAAAAGCCGCTTTATCACCTTCGCCGCACCGATCAGCAGCCCTGCCGACGCGCAGGCGTTCTTCGAGCAACACAGCGACTTGAACGCTTCGCATAACTGCTGGGCGTGGAAGCTCGGCGACCAGTACCGCAGCAACGACGATGGCGAACCCGGTGGCACCGCCGGCCGGCCGATTCTGGCGGCGATCGAGGCGCAGGATTGCGATCAGGTCGCGGTGCTGGTGATCCGCTGGTACGGCGGCATTCAACTGGGCACTGGCGGATTGGCCCGAGCCTACGGCGGCGGCGCGAACAAGTGCCTGCAAAACGCGGAAAAAACCGAGTTGATCAGCCGCGTGCCGCTGCGCTGTGCCTGCGGCTTTGCCGAGTTGCCGCTGGTGAAGCTGCGAGTGGCGGATCTGGGCGGCCTGGTGGTGGAAGAACACTTCACCGCCAATGGTGTTGAATTGCAGCTGGCGGTGGGTGAGGCGCAGATTCAGTTGCTGCAAACGCAGTTGGCGGATTTGAGTCGCGGGCGGATTCTGCTGCAGCGTTAA
- a CDS encoding TetR/AcrR family transcriptional regulator: MTFEVPAHGGKPASRIRQKNEETILKAAEDEFARHGYKGTSMNTIAQNAGLPKANLHYYFTNKLGLYVAVLSNIIELWDSTFNTLTAEDDPAEALTRYIRAKMEFSRRQPQASRIFAMEVISGGECLSEYFNQDYRAWFNGRAAVFQAWIDAGKMDPVDPVHLIFLLWGSTQHYADFATQICRVSGRSKLTKQDMEDAGNNLIRIILKGCGLTPSV; this comes from the coding sequence ATGACCTTTGAAGTCCCAGCCCACGGCGGCAAACCCGCCAGCCGCATTCGTCAGAAGAACGAAGAGACCATCCTCAAAGCCGCCGAAGACGAGTTCGCCCGTCACGGGTACAAAGGCACCAGCATGAACACCATTGCCCAGAATGCCGGGTTGCCCAAGGCGAACCTGCATTACTACTTCACCAACAAGTTGGGGTTGTACGTGGCGGTACTGAGCAACATCATCGAGCTGTGGGACAGCACCTTCAACACCCTCACCGCCGAGGACGATCCGGCCGAAGCGCTGACTCGCTACATTCGCGCCAAGATGGAGTTCTCCCGTCGCCAGCCACAGGCCTCGCGGATTTTCGCGATGGAGGTGATCAGCGGCGGCGAATGCCTGAGCGAATATTTCAACCAGGATTACCGCGCCTGGTTCAACGGTCGGGCCGCCGTGTTTCAGGCGTGGATAGATGCAGGCAAAATGGACCCGGTCGATCCGGTACACCTGATCTTCCTGCTGTGGGGCAGCACGCAGCATTACGCTGACTTCGCCACGCAGATCTGTCGGGTCAGCGGACGCAGCAAGCTGACCAAACAGGACATGGAAGACGCCGGCAACAACCTGATCCGCATCATTCTCAAAGGCTGCGGCCTCACTCCTTCTGTATAA
- a CDS encoding uracil-xanthine permease family protein — MQPDSEPSSELIYGLDDRPTPLAAILAALQHVLASFVGIITPPLVIGSALGLTAHLPYLISMALMVSGVGTFIQARRPFGIGAGMICLQGTSFAFLGAVLSAGFLVKQRGGSPEDILAMVFGVCFFGAVVQIVLSRFIGQLRRVVTPLVTGIVITLIGISLIKVGITDLGGGFNAPDFGAPGNLALGVFVLLTIILLNRSNTPWVRLSAIIIGLVLGSLAAWFSGKLVPQPLPDLPLVSLPTPFKFGFSFDWTAFLPVALIYLISTIETVGDLTANCMLARQPISGPSYISRLRGGVLGDGVSCLIAATFSAFPNTTFAQNNGVIQLTGVASRYVGLYIGAILFCLGLFPMIGAVLQQIPKPVLGGATLVMFGAVAAAGVRILAQSPLDRRSMLIIATSFGVGLGIAAQPNLLHLLPKLVQNLFDSAITSGGLTAISLCLLLPESKSTTRQVPAPLNKIEQA, encoded by the coding sequence ATGCAGCCAGATTCTGAACCATCCAGCGAACTGATCTACGGCCTCGACGATCGCCCCACTCCCCTGGCCGCCATTCTTGCCGCGCTACAGCACGTACTCGCCAGTTTCGTCGGCATCATCACCCCGCCGCTGGTGATCGGCTCTGCGCTTGGCTTGACCGCGCATCTGCCTTACCTGATCAGCATGGCGCTGATGGTGTCCGGGGTCGGCACTTTTATTCAGGCGCGCCGCCCGTTCGGGATCGGCGCCGGAATGATCTGTTTGCAGGGCACCAGTTTTGCGTTTCTTGGCGCGGTGCTCTCGGCCGGGTTTCTGGTCAAGCAACGCGGCGGCAGCCCGGAAGACATTCTGGCGATGGTTTTCGGCGTGTGCTTTTTCGGCGCCGTGGTGCAGATCGTCCTCAGCCGTTTCATTGGCCAATTGCGCCGGGTCGTGACGCCGCTGGTGACCGGGATTGTCATCACCCTGATCGGCATCAGCCTGATCAAGGTCGGCATCACAGACCTGGGCGGTGGTTTCAATGCACCTGACTTTGGTGCACCGGGCAATCTGGCACTGGGGGTGTTCGTGCTGCTGACGATCATCCTGCTCAACCGCTCGAACACGCCGTGGGTAAGACTCTCGGCGATCATCATCGGTTTGGTGCTGGGCAGTCTGGCCGCGTGGTTCAGTGGGAAACTGGTGCCGCAGCCATTGCCTGACTTGCCACTGGTCAGCCTTCCTACGCCATTCAAGTTCGGTTTCAGTTTCGACTGGACGGCTTTCCTGCCCGTCGCGCTGATTTATCTGATCAGCACCATCGAAACCGTCGGCGACCTCACAGCCAACTGCATGCTCGCCCGCCAGCCCATCAGCGGCCCTTCTTATATAAGCCGTTTGCGCGGCGGTGTATTGGGCGACGGCGTGAGTTGCTTGATCGCTGCCACCTTCAGTGCCTTCCCCAATACGACGTTCGCGCAGAACAACGGCGTGATCCAGTTGACTGGCGTGGCCAGCCGTTACGTCGGGCTGTACATCGGCGCGATTCTGTTCTGTCTCGGCCTGTTCCCCATGATCGGCGCGGTGCTGCAACAGATTCCGAAACCGGTGCTCGGCGGCGCAACACTGGTGATGTTCGGTGCGGTTGCGGCGGCCGGCGTGCGCATCCTCGCGCAGTCGCCGCTGGATCGACGCAGCATGTTGATTATTGCCACGTCGTTCGGGGTCGGCCTGGGCATCGCAGCGCAACCGAACCTGCTGCACTTGCTGCCGAAACTGGTACAGAACCTGTTCGACTCGGCGATCACCAGCGGTGGCCTGACGGCAATCAGCCTCTGCCTGTTGCTGCCAGAGTCCAAATCGACGACCAGACAAGTGCCGGCGCCACTGAACAAGATCGAACAGGCGTAA
- a CDS encoding LysR family transcriptional regulator: MSSRRPDPLAQVSDFDIRLLRIFRSVVECGGFSAAETVLGIGRSAISQQMSDLEQRLGLRLCQRGRAGFSLTEEGREVYQSALQLLSALESFRTEVNGLHQHLRGELIIGLTDNLVTLPHMRITHALAQLKERGPDVQIQIRMIAPNEVEQGVLDGRLHVGVVPQASALSGLEYQPLYSERSLLYCAVGHPLFYVDDKQLEDQRLNDQDAIAPTFRLPAEIQAHYQALNCTASASDREGMAFLILTGRYIGYLPDHYASLWVQQGRLRALKSTTRFYDLSLASVTRKGRRPHLVLESFLESLAATR, encoded by the coding sequence ATGAGCAGCCGTCGCCCCGATCCACTGGCTCAGGTCAGTGACTTTGATATTCGCCTGCTACGGATTTTCCGCAGTGTGGTGGAGTGCGGCGGCTTTTCGGCAGCAGAAACCGTGCTCGGCATCGGCCGCTCGGCGATCAGCCAGCAGATGAGCGATCTGGAGCAGCGCCTTGGCCTGCGTCTATGCCAGCGCGGGCGCGCCGGGTTCTCGCTGACCGAAGAAGGGCGTGAGGTTTATCAGTCGGCGCTGCAACTGTTAAGTGCACTGGAAAGTTTCCGCACCGAGGTCAATGGCCTGCATCAGCACCTGCGCGGCGAATTGATCATCGGCCTGACCGACAACCTCGTCACCCTCCCCCACATGCGCATCACCCACGCTCTGGCGCAATTGAAAGAACGCGGGCCGGACGTGCAGATCCAGATCCGCATGATTGCCCCCAATGAAGTCGAACAAGGCGTGCTCGACGGCCGCCTGCATGTCGGCGTGGTACCCCAGGCCAGTGCGTTGTCGGGGCTGGAGTATCAGCCGTTGTACAGCGAGCGCTCGCTGCTGTACTGCGCGGTGGGTCATCCGTTGTTTTATGTCGATGACAAGCAACTGGAAGACCAGCGCCTTAATGACCAGGACGCGATTGCCCCGACGTTTCGTTTGCCGGCGGAGATTCAGGCGCATTACCAGGCGCTCAACTGCACCGCCAGTGCGTCTGACCGTGAGGGTATGGCGTTTCTGATTTTGACCGGGCGTTATATCGGTTATCTGCCGGATCATTACGCCAGCCTGTGGGTTCAACAAGGGCGCTTGCGTGCGCTGAAATCGACGACGCGGTTCTACGACCTGAGCCTTGCATCGGTCACGCGCAAGGGCAGGCGCCCTCATTTGGTGCTGGAAAGCTTTCTCGAGAGCCTGGCGGCAACGCGTTGA
- a CDS encoding aspartate aminotransferase family protein: MNMPENAPSPLASQLKLDAHWMPYTANRNFQRDPRLIVGAEGSWLFDDKGRKIYDSLSGLWTCGAGHTRKEIQEAVAKQLGTLDYSPGFQYGHPLSFQLAEKITDLTPGNLNHVFFTDSGSECADTAVKMVRAYWRLKGQATKTKMIGRARGYHGVNIAGTSLGGVNGNRKLFGQAMMDVDHLPHTLLASNAFSRGMPEQGGIALADELLKLIELHDASNIAAVFVEPMAGSAGVLVPPQGYLKRLREICDQHNILLVFDEVITGFGRTGSMFGAESFGVTPDLMCIAKQVTNGAIPMGAVIASSEIYQTFMNQPTPEYAVEFPHGYTYSAHPVACAAGLAALDLLQKENLVQSVAEVAPHFENALHGLKGSKNVIDIRNYGLAGAIQIAHRDGDAIVRPFEAGMALWKAGFYVRFGGDTLQFGPTFNSKPQDLDRLFDAVGEVLNKLD, from the coding sequence ATGAACATGCCTGAAAACGCGCCGTCGCCACTGGCCAGCCAACTGAAGCTGGACGCGCACTGGATGCCGTACACCGCCAACCGCAACTTCCAGCGCGATCCGCGTCTGATCGTCGGTGCCGAAGGCAGCTGGCTGTTCGATGACAAGGGCCGCAAGATCTACGATTCGCTGTCCGGTCTGTGGACCTGCGGTGCCGGTCATACCCGCAAGGAAATCCAGGAAGCCGTCGCCAAACAACTGGGCACTCTCGATTACTCGCCGGGCTTCCAGTACGGCCATCCGCTGTCGTTCCAGTTGGCCGAGAAAATCACTGACCTGACCCCGGGCAATCTGAACCACGTGTTCTTCACCGACTCCGGTTCCGAGTGCGCCGACACCGCGGTGAAAATGGTCCGTGCCTACTGGCGCCTGAAAGGTCAGGCGACCAAGACCAAAATGATCGGCCGTGCTCGTGGTTACCACGGTGTGAACATCGCCGGCACCAGCCTCGGCGGCGTCAATGGCAACCGCAAGCTGTTCGGTCAGGCGATGATGGACGTCGATCACCTGCCCCACACCTTGCTGGCCAGCAACGCGTTCTCCCGTGGCATGCCGGAGCAGGGCGGTATCGCCCTGGCCGATGAACTGTTGAAGTTGATCGAGCTGCACGACGCCTCGAACATCGCGGCGGTATTCGTAGAGCCAATGGCCGGTTCCGCTGGCGTACTGGTGCCGCCACAGGGTTATCTGAAGCGTCTGCGCGAAATCTGCGATCAGCACAACATCCTGCTGGTGTTCGACGAAGTGATTACCGGTTTTGGCCGCACCGGTTCGATGTTCGGCGCTGAAAGCTTTGGCGTGACCCCGGACCTGATGTGTATCGCCAAGCAAGTGACCAACGGCGCGATCCCGATGGGCGCAGTGATTGCCAGCTCCGAGATCTACCAGACCTTCATGAATCAGCCGACCCCGGAATACGCTGTCGAATTCCCGCACGGCTACACCTACTCGGCGCACCCGGTGGCGTGCGCCGCTGGCCTGGCGGCACTCGATCTGCTGCAAAAGGAAAACCTGGTGCAGAGCGTGGCCGAGGTTGCACCGCATTTCGAGAACGCGTTGCACGGCCTGAAAGGTTCGAAGAACGTCATCGACATCCGTAACTATGGCCTGGCCGGTGCGATCCAGATTGCCCATCGTGATGGCGACGCCATCGTGCGTCCGTTCGAAGCCGGCATGGCCCTGTGGAAAGCCGGGTTCTATGTGCGCTTCGGCGGCGACACCCTGCAGTTCGGCCCAACCTTCAACAGCAAGCCGCAAGACCTCGATCGTCTGTTCGACGCGGTTGGCGAAGTGCTGAACAAGCTCGACTGA
- a CDS encoding CoA-acylating methylmalonate-semialdehyde dehydrogenase produces MSVIPHLINGELVTENGRAVDVFNPSTGQAIHKLPLASQATIQKAIDAAKAAFPAWRNTPPAKRAQVMFRFKQLLEQNEARISQLISEEHGKTLEDAAGELKRGIENVEFACAAPEILKGEYSRNVGPNIDAWSDFQPLGIVAGITPFNFPAMVPLWMYPLAIVCGNCFILKPSERDPSSTLLIAQLLLEAGLPKGVMSVVHGDKTAVDALIEAPEVKALSFVGSTPIAEYIYAEGTKRGKRVQALGGAKNHAVLMPDADLDNAVSALMGAAYGSCGERCMAISVAVCVGDQVADALVAKLVPQIKALKIGAGTSCGLDMGPLVTGQARDKVSGYVDDGVAAGATLVVDGRGLSVAGHEEGFFLGGCLFDNVTPQMRIYKEEIFGPVLCVVRVNSLEEAMQLINDHEYGNGTCIFTRDGEAARLFCDEIEVGMVGVNVPLPVPVAYHSFGGWKRSLFGDLHAYGPDGVRFYTRRKAITQRWPQRASHEASQFAFPSL; encoded by the coding sequence ATGAGCGTTATCCCGCATTTGATCAATGGCGAACTGGTGACCGAGAACGGTCGCGCGGTTGATGTGTTCAACCCGTCTACCGGTCAGGCGATCCACAAGCTGCCACTGGCCAGCCAGGCAACCATCCAGAAAGCCATTGATGCCGCCAAGGCTGCGTTCCCGGCGTGGCGCAACACGCCACCGGCCAAGCGCGCCCAGGTGATGTTCCGCTTCAAGCAACTGCTGGAGCAGAACGAAGCGCGCATCTCGCAATTGATCAGCGAGGAACATGGCAAGACTCTGGAAGACGCTGCCGGTGAATTGAAACGCGGTATCGAGAACGTCGAGTTCGCCTGCGCCGCCCCGGAAATTCTCAAGGGTGAGTACAGCCGCAACGTCGGCCCGAACATCGACGCCTGGTCGGACTTTCAGCCATTGGGCATTGTTGCCGGTATCACCCCGTTCAACTTCCCGGCGATGGTGCCACTGTGGATGTACCCGCTGGCGATCGTCTGCGGCAACTGCTTCATTCTCAAGCCATCCGAACGCGATCCAAGTTCGACCCTGCTGATCGCTCAACTGCTGCTGGAAGCCGGTCTGCCGAAAGGCGTGATGAGCGTGGTGCATGGTGACAAGACTGCCGTCGACGCGTTGATCGAAGCGCCGGAAGTCAAGGCGCTGAGCTTCGTCGGTTCGACGCCGATTGCCGAGTACATCTATGCCGAAGGCACCAAGCGCGGCAAACGCGTTCAGGCTCTCGGCGGCGCGAAGAACCACGCGGTGCTGATGCCGGATGCCGATCTGGACAACGCCGTCAGCGCACTGATGGGCGCGGCCTATGGTTCCTGCGGCGAGCGCTGCATGGCGATCTCGGTAGCGGTGTGTGTGGGCGACCAGGTGGCCGATGCGCTGGTGGCGAAACTGGTTCCACAGATCAAGGCACTTAAAATCGGTGCCGGCACTTCGTGCGGTCTGGATATGGGCCCGCTGGTCACCGGTCAGGCGCGCGACAAAGTCAGCGGTTATGTCGATGACGGCGTAGCCGCGGGCGCGACCCTGGTGGTCGACGGTCGTGGTCTGAGCGTGGCGGGTCATGAGGAAGGCTTCTTCCTCGGTGGCTGCCTGTTCGACAACGTCACCCCGCAAATGCGCATCTATAAAGAAGAGATCTTCGGTCCGGTACTGTGCGTCGTTCGGGTAAACAGCCTGGAAGAGGCGATGCAACTGATCAACGATCACGAATACGGTAACGGCACCTGCATTTTCACCCGTGACGGTGAAGCGGCGCGTCTGTTCTGCGACGAGATCGAAGTCGGCATGGTCGGCGTCAACGTACCGTTGCCGGTGCCGGTGGCTTACCACAGCTTTGGCGGCTGGAAGCGTTCGCTGTTCGGCGACTTGCATGCTTATGGTCCGGATGGTGTGCGCTTCTATACGCGTCGCAAGGCTATCACCCAGCGTTGGCCACAGCGTGCGAGCCACGAAGCTTCGCAGTTCGCGTTCCCCAGCTTGTAA